ACACTACCTCGCGGCTCTCGATCGCGAACTCGACACCGATCCGACCGACACCGATTCGCCGTTCTGACGAGAAACCAGCACTCGCGCGCGACCACGGCTAGATGATCAGATTTCTACGGTTTCTCGTGATCGCCAACACCAGCACTACCTGCGAGCCGGAAGCGATGTGGTAGAGCAGTACACACTGATGCTCTTCGTCAGCGTGGTGCGGCGCGCGGAGCCCGGGTGGCGGCCCGAAAAGGTCTGGGTCCGCTCTGCCGGAGCCGGTTGGACGGCGGAGCATGGACTCCTGGCGGATGCCGAGAGCATCCGGGGAGGCCCCGCGACCGGAATTCACGTGCCGCGTGAACTCCTGATACAGCCGATGGGAAGGCGCGTCCTTGCGGGAGGCGTTGGGGACGACGAAGTCCTCGCCGATTCGGAGGGATTTACTGGCCGGCTGAAGCATGCGCTCGGGCCGCTGGTCGGTCGCGTGCCGCTAGATATCGGCCTTGCCGCAGAGATCGCTGGTGCGAGCCCCCGAACCGTGCGGCTGTGGCTGCACGAAGAGGGCTCGTCGTGGCGCCGGCTACTCGATGAGATGCGCTTCGAGTATTCCCGCTCACGCATGATCCGGACGGACGCGAAGATGGCCGACATCGCGCTCGAGCTTGGATACACCGATGCCTCCCACTTCACGCGGGCGTTCCGCCGCTGGACGGCGATGACGCCCAGCGAGTT
This sequence is a window from bacterium. Protein-coding genes within it:
- a CDS encoding helix-turn-helix transcriptional regulator; amino-acid sequence: MVEQYTLMLFVSVVRRAEPGWRPEKVWVRSAGAGWTAEHGLLADAESIRGGPATGIHVPRELLIQPMGRRVLAGGVGDDEVLADSEGFTGRLKHALGPLVGRVPLDIGLAAEIAGASPRTVRLWLHEEGSSWRRLLDEMRFEYSRSRMIRTDAKMADIALELGYTDASHFTRAFRRWTAMTPSEFRSRLRAPRD